In the Purpureocillium takamizusanense chromosome 5, complete sequence genome, one interval contains:
- a CDS encoding uncharacterized protein (TransMembrane:11 (o6-28i35-57o63-83i95-116o128-150i199-222o242-260i267-285o297-317i329-348o360-380i)~EggNog:ENOG503NYRW~COG:G): MRGYDYNTALSVFYITYIVFEIPCNAACKYIGPGWFLPAVTLAFGITSIATAFVQSFSALCGVRALLGVFEAGMMPGIAYYLSRWYRRSELTFRISLFIVSAALAGAFGGLLASAIVKLPSFGSLHTWRMIFAIEGIVTIVIALAAFALLTDRPESAIWLTPADKALAVARLKAERIGTTELVDSFSKAKIRRGILNPVVLPTSAIFLLNSITVHGASFFLPSIVGTLYPDRSVTQQQLLTVPPYVVGATGCVVLSYASWRLERRGIFMICVAPLAVIGYALFLAPSTSASVRYGAIFLPFFGMFAYGPFTNAHVAANVVSDTARASAIATNVMFGNIGGLASTWAYIAKDAPRYNIGNGLNIASQALMFVIAVVLYFWIKQDNKKRAERDVQGALEGKSLQEIQDMDWQHPGFRWHN; this comes from the exons ATGCGCGGCTACGACTACAACACGGCCCTCTCCGTCTTCTACATCACCTACATCGTCTTCGAGATCCCCTGCAACGCCGCCTGCAAGTACATCGGCCCGGGATGGTTTCTCCCCGCCGTGACGCTCGCCTTCGGCATCACctccatcgccaccgccttcGTGCAGAGCTTCAGCGCCCTCTGCGGCGTccgcgccctgctcggcgtCTTCGAGGCCGGCATGATGCCCGGCATCGCCTACTACCTCTCCCGCTGGTACCGCCGCTCCGAGCTCACCTTTCGCATATCCCTCTtcatcgtctccgccgccctggccggcgcgtttggcgggctgctggcgtcggcgattGTGAAGCTGCCGTCGTTTGGGTCGCTGCATACGTGGCGCATGATTTTTGCCATTGAGG gcatcgtcaccatcgtcatcgccctcgccgccttcgccctccTCACCGACCGCCCCGAGTCCGCCATCTGGCTCACCcccgccgacaaggccctcgccgtcgcccgcctcaaggccgagcgcaTCGGCACCaccgagctcgtcgactcCTTCTCCAAGGCCAAGATCCGGCGCGGCATCCTCAaccccgtcgtcctccccACCTCggccatcttcctcctcaaCTCCATCACCGTCCACGGcgcctccttcttcctcccctccatcGTCGGCACCCTCTACCCCGACCGCTCCGtcacccagcagcagctgctcaCCGTCCCCCCttacgtcgtcggcgccaccGGCTGCGTCGTCCTCAGCTACGCCAGCtggcgcctcgagcgccgcggcatcTTCATGATTTGCGTcgcgcccctcgccgtcatcggctACGCCCTGTTCCTCGCCccctcgacgagcgcctcggTGCGCTACGGTGCCATCTTCCTGCCCTTCTTCGGCATGTTCGCCTACGGGCCCTTTACCAACGCACATGTCGCCGCAAACGTCGTCTCCGACACGGCCCGCGCGTCGGCCATTGCGACAAACGTCATGTTCGGAAACATTGGCGGCCTTGCCTCCACCTGGGCCTACATTGCAAAGGACGCACCCCGCTACAACATCGGCAACGGGCTCAACATTGCCTCCCAGGCGCTCATGttcgtcatcgccgtggtGCTCTACTTTTGGATCAAGCAGGACAACaagaagcgcgccgagcgcgacgtccagggcgcgctcgagggcaagTCTTTGCAGGAGATTCAGGACATGGACTGGCAGCATCCGGGATTTCGCTGGCACAACTGA
- the DBR1_1 gene encoding lariat debranching enzyme (EggNog:ENOG503NU5D~COG:A~BUSCO:EOG09262LI4), translating into MTTSSARLKIAVVGCGHGKLDTIYATAEAQCRQKGWSIADLDLLLICGDFQAVRNAQDLNCMSVPRKYRELGDFHKYYSGAAVAPVLTLVIGGNHEASNYLFELYHGGWLAPKIYYLGAAGVVRYGPLRVAGLSGIYQRKDYRGPHHERLPYERDDIKSVYHVREYDVEKLLRLESGVDIAMSHDWPSWVELFGDYKSLFASHPHFLESASKDGLGSFPATELLNHLRPAHWFSAHMHHRFTATIQHTAERIEDTVRALPVMASTRGKLPVFKSHRKYFVSGTKPAGARQTTKFLALDKFKEGRPTTNFLNVLEIDVPLRAEDGPYSVKQAGSDKFQLCYDEEWLAITRAYNDALRVQDTETLVVPPDKGKGKRPSAGSVARHREWVRCNIVEKGLLEVPRRFAVHAPVHDSATEETAEMPPEYPNVQTARFAALLKMENRFAPSSKTSDGGDSLFETGGQ; encoded by the exons ATGACAACCTCTTCGGCGCGGCTCAAgatcgctgtcgtcggctgC GGCCACGGCAAGCTAGACACCATATATGCCACAGCAGAGGCCCAGTGCCGCCAAAAGGGCTGGTCCATCGCCGACCTTGACCTGCTGCTCATCTGCGGCGACTTCCAG GCCGTACGCAATGCCCAAGATCTCAACTGCATGTCGGTTCCACGCAAGTATCGCGAGCTGGGCGACTTCCACAAGTACTactctggcgccgccgtcgcgcccgtcctcacgctcgtcatcggcggcaaccACGAGGCATCCAACTACCTGTTCGAGCTCTATCACGGTGGGTGGCTCGCGCCCAAGATATACTatctcggcgccgcgggagTTGTCCGGTACGGGCCTCTGCGTGTGGCCGGTCTGTCGGGAATATACCAGCGAAAGGACTACCGCGGCCCTCACCACGAGCGCCTCCCGTATGAgcgcgacgacatcaagAGCGTATACCACGTCAGAGAATACGACGTGGAAAAGCTCCTCCGACTAGagagcggcgtcgacatcgccaTGAGCCACGACTGGCCGTCTTGGGTCGAGTTGTTTGGTGACTACAAGAGCCTGTTCGCGAGCCATCCGCACTTCCTGGAAAGCGCCAGCAAGGATGGCTTGGGGAGCTTCCCGGCCACGGAACTGCTGAATCATCTCCGCCCTGCCCACTGGTTCTCAGCTCACATGCACCATCGCTTTACCGCAACGATACAGCATACGGCGGAGCGTATTGAGGACACCGTGCGGGCTCTGCCAGTAATGGCTTCCACTCGGGGAAAGCTGCCGGTCTTCAAGTCCCATCGCAAATACTTTGTCTCAGGCACGAAGCCTGCTGGTGCAAGACAGACGACCAAGTTTCTCGCTCTAGACAAGTTCAAGGAGGGTCGCCCGACAACAAACTTTTTGAACGTGCTGGAGATTGACGTGCCTCTCCGTGCAGAGGACGGTCCGTATTCAGTGAAGCAGGCGGGGAGCGACAAGTTCCAACTGTGCTACGACGAAGAGTGGCTCGCCATCACCAGGGCGTACAATGATGCTCTCCGCGTCCAGGACACAGAAACCCTCGTCGTTCCAccggacaagggcaagggcaaaaGACCGTCTGCAGGTAGCGTCGCCCGGCACAGAGAGTGGGTTCGGTGCAACATTGTAGAAAAGGGGCTTCTGGAAGTGCCTCGACGGTTCGCAGTGCACGCGCCTGTCCACgactcggcgacggaggagaCGGCTGAGATGCCGCCCGAGTATCCGAATGTGCAAACGGCGCGGTTCGCCGCACTTTTGAAGATGGAGAATCGGTTTGCACCGAGTAGCAAGACTTCTGATGGTGGGGACTCGTTATTCGAGACAGGTGGACAATAA